Proteins co-encoded in one Spirosoma endbachense genomic window:
- a CDS encoding serine hydrolase domain-containing protein, producing MKTYINRQFVKSALGWSLVALVLLLAVACSSLLTDHLPPDSQADRRSKVQKAVDGVRTALEKDLQNSVPSLNVLIQTPTEKILASSVPPGNTPVLETTNFRFASNTKNFTSTSVLNMHEDGWLDFKAPITGLIPGTNMPYVPNTPAWDFPYKNSITIEQLLQHSAGVFDVDNDPVPGFNGKTFTEATQLADPTHQFTTEEMIHQLIINNLSYFAPGTGYHYSNTGYAILGKIIERVYSVKSGSAKTYGDYLKDYVVGPNAPVPVAIHFPVRADDTVLPSPRVEGLELQPGQAINYGDYNMSAQVAEGNGYGTMGALNAYIRSLMKGQNVLKPETVTIMQTDASSANPTYRLGCTLTKNLGYGHNGARIGNLALMAYDPLTDISIVVYLPLWDLTNGLDSFTKCFNALYDAAYAARSTLGYPGKP from the coding sequence ATGAAAACGTATATAAATAGGCAATTTGTTAAATCTGCACTAGGCTGGAGCCTGGTGGCTCTGGTCTTGCTACTGGCGGTGGCCTGCTCCTCTCTGCTCACTGACCATCTACCGCCTGATTCTCAGGCCGATCGCCGAAGCAAAGTTCAAAAAGCTGTCGATGGCGTTCGGACAGCCCTGGAAAAAGACCTCCAGAATTCGGTTCCTTCACTAAATGTGTTGATTCAGACACCTACTGAAAAAATACTGGCCTCTTCGGTTCCTCCCGGTAATACACCCGTCCTGGAAACGACTAATTTTCGATTCGCCAGTAATACAAAAAACTTTACGAGTACCTCCGTTCTGAATATGCACGAAGATGGTTGGCTAGATTTTAAGGCACCTATTACCGGCCTTATACCTGGTACCAACATGCCCTATGTACCTAATACACCCGCGTGGGATTTTCCGTATAAAAACTCGATTACCATTGAGCAGTTATTGCAACACAGTGCTGGTGTTTTTGACGTCGATAATGATCCTGTTCCTGGATTCAACGGAAAAACATTTACCGAAGCTACCCAACTGGCTGATCCTACACATCAGTTCACAACCGAAGAAATGATTCACCAGTTGATCATTAACAACCTTTCCTATTTTGCGCCGGGCACCGGTTATCATTACAGCAATACGGGCTATGCTATTCTGGGGAAGATTATCGAACGTGTGTATTCAGTAAAAAGTGGCAGTGCTAAAACCTATGGCGATTACCTGAAAGATTACGTAGTTGGGCCGAACGCGCCTGTACCCGTTGCCATTCATTTTCCTGTCCGGGCCGATGATACGGTATTGCCGAGCCCCCGCGTAGAAGGTCTTGAATTGCAACCAGGACAGGCCATCAACTACGGTGATTACAACATGAGTGCCCAGGTGGCCGAAGGAAATGGGTACGGTACCATGGGTGCTCTTAATGCATATATACGCTCACTAATGAAAGGACAGAACGTTTTAAAGCCCGAAACTGTGACCATCATGCAAACGGATGCGTCGTCGGCTAACCCAACCTATAGACTGGGTTGCACGTTGACAAAAAATCTGGGTTATGGTCATAACGGTGCGCGTATCGGTAATTTGGCGCTGATGGCCTACGATCCCCTCACCGACATATCGATTGTGGTTTATTTGCCATTATGGGATCTTACCAATGGGCTGGATTCATTTACAAAGTGCTTTAATGCCCTGTATGACGCGGCCTATGCCGCCAGATCGACGTTAGGTTATCCAGGTAAACCCTGA
- a CDS encoding DeoR family transcriptional regulator, with translation MDKQLLATVVSEAKPESGQLHRSSGNFSTDSITPGALYVTFEVVDSPNPDAIHFDVMRDKSAGIDPVEYENVYSGFQSNNVEPFRSLYIANPENASAPFTVNVYSIS, from the coding sequence AGCTATTAGCCACGGTAGTTTCTGAGGCAAAACCAGAATCTGGCCAACTTCATCGGTCGAGCGGTAATTTCTCGACCGATTCTATCACACCCGGTGCGCTCTACGTAACGTTTGAAGTAGTAGATAGCCCTAATCCCGATGCGATTCATTTTGACGTTATGCGGGATAAAAGTGCGGGTATTGACCCTGTTGAATACGAAAATGTGTATAGCGGCTTTCAAAGTAATAATGTTGAGCCGTTTCGGTCTTTGTACATTGCCAACCCTGAAAATGCTTCAGCTCCCTTTACAGTGAATGTTTACAGTATTTCATAG